One region of Luteolibacter rhizosphaerae genomic DNA includes:
- a CDS encoding SRPBCC family protein — protein sequence MATIYHQVWIEAPVAKVYAAIATAEGLGKWWAPHTTTVTDDGLVLAHDPGERHGEVKLKVIDLIENERIEWEVISSHPEQSPASGWMGTRILFELDERENPGGWLGMEDGERKLTVLEFRHSGWAEDSPFLGFCNFAWGAVLGMLKEWAEKEE from the coding sequence ATGGCGACCATCTATCATCAGGTGTGGATCGAGGCTCCGGTGGCGAAAGTCTATGCGGCGATCGCGACGGCGGAAGGGCTGGGCAAGTGGTGGGCACCGCACACGACGACGGTGACGGACGACGGGCTGGTGCTGGCGCATGATCCGGGCGAGCGGCACGGCGAGGTGAAGCTGAAGGTGATCGACCTGATCGAGAACGAGCGGATCGAGTGGGAGGTGATCAGCAGTCATCCGGAGCAGAGCCCGGCCTCCGGGTGGATGGGCACGCGGATCCTCTTCGAGCTGGACGAGCGGGAGAATCCCGGCGGCTGGCTGGGGATGGAGGACGGCGAGAGGAAGCTAACGGTGCTGGAGTTCCGGCACTCCGGCTGGGCGGAGGACAGTCCGTTCCTGGGCTTCTGCAATTTCGCGTGGGGCGCGGTGCTGGGGATGCTGAAGGAGTGGGCGGAGAAGGAGGAGTGA
- a CDS encoding gamma-glutamylcyclotransferase family protein, with protein sequence MAEGLEEGRELVFVYGTLRSGAPDAVRMVDMEWVGNGRAKGVLYSIDSRPALVYVHDEGWNVVGEIHRASVASLRELDEFHGIPSGESSGSHYRRVRRSIVSSRSYSERHEVWLWEWTGGMEDKVKIRSGNWMEVAIPRTTPIMTWVAFGCLLAGPLMLFAYLYFVWDPMGSSDDFIENVVMVLSLASPFAGCLAVYLAGRRRERQKVFRLVSGLLLVSEALLVVWILANMG encoded by the coding sequence ATGGCCGAAGGGCTGGAAGAAGGGAGGGAGCTGGTGTTCGTCTACGGCACGCTCCGAAGCGGAGCTCCGGATGCCGTGCGGATGGTGGATATGGAGTGGGTGGGAAATGGCCGCGCGAAGGGTGTGCTCTACTCGATCGATTCGCGGCCCGCGCTGGTGTATGTGCATGACGAAGGGTGGAATGTCGTCGGGGAGATCCACCGGGCATCTGTCGCCTCGCTGCGGGAGTTGGATGAGTTTCACGGCATTCCTTCGGGAGAATCAAGCGGGTCACACTATCGGAGAGTCCGGAGAAGCATCGTGTCCTCGCGATCCTATTCCGAGCGACATGAGGTCTGGCTTTGGGAGTGGACTGGCGGGATGGAAGACAAGGTGAAGATCCGCTCCGGCAACTGGATGGAGGTGGCGATTCCGAGGACGACACCGATCATGACCTGGGTGGCATTCGGCTGCCTGCTGGCCGGGCCGCTGATGCTGTTTGCCTATCTGTATTTCGTATGGGACCCGATGGGGAGTTCCGACGATTTCATCGAGAATGTCGTCATGGTTTTGTCGCTGGCCTCGCCATTCGCGGGGTGTCTCGCCGTGTATCTCGCCGGGCGACGGAGGGAGCGGCAGAAGGTTTTCCGCTTGGTCTCGGGACTGCTGCTTGTCTCGGAAGCCTTGCTGGTGGTCTGGATCCTCGCGAACATGGGTTGA
- a CDS encoding gamma-glutamylcyclotransferase family protein: MSDEESHRELVFVYGTLRRGGSNAFRMEGAGFRGAARVEGELHAITWYPGLTLKPGAGWVIGELYAVRPEQMAALDEFEGLSAGEVEGSEYRRVRVPVVSEDGAEEEAWAYEWIGPVDPLRVVSSGDWLQRAEDEGTDPTVK, encoded by the coding sequence ATGAGCGACGAGGAATCTCACCGAGAATTGGTTTTCGTTTACGGCACGCTGCGGCGCGGCGGGTCGAATGCGTTCCGCATGGAGGGCGCGGGCTTTCGTGGTGCGGCGCGGGTGGAGGGTGAACTGCATGCGATCACGTGGTACCCGGGGCTGACACTGAAGCCGGGAGCGGGATGGGTGATCGGGGAACTCTATGCGGTGAGGCCGGAGCAGATGGCGGCGCTGGATGAGTTCGAGGGGCTTTCGGCCGGGGAGGTGGAGGGCTCGGAATACCGGCGGGTGAGGGTGCCGGTGGTCTCGGAGGATGGGGCCGAGGAGGAAGCTTGGGCCTACGAGTGGATCGGGCCGGTGGATCCGCTGCGGGTGGTGAGCTCGGGGGACTGGCTGCAGCGGGCGGAGGACGAAGGCACCGATCCGACGGTGAAATAG
- a CDS encoding phosphatidylserine decarboxylase — protein sequence MSAIRYFNRHTRREETEQVYGEGFLKFSYGNPLGALPLHAMVKRAGFSRWYGRRMDSPATKAKVAPFIAQYGLDPAEFADAPDSYATFNEFFYRKLKPEARPIADSAAVFPADGRHLGFQNASEIKGVFVKGQNFDLGKLLGDDSLAAKYATGSLVLSRLCPVDYHRFHFPATGTPGAVKLINGPLFSVSPIALRRRLAYLWENKRTITKLETSDLGTVLLMEIGATCVGSILQTFTPGKPVQKGDEKGYFAFGGSSTITIFEPGAVTLAPDLVECSSRQVELYAKVGTTMGDAAP from the coding sequence GTGAGCGCCATCCGCTACTTCAACCGACACACCCGCCGCGAGGAAACCGAACAGGTCTACGGCGAGGGCTTCCTGAAATTCAGCTACGGGAACCCCCTCGGCGCCCTCCCGCTCCACGCCATGGTGAAGCGCGCCGGCTTCTCCCGCTGGTATGGCCGCCGCATGGATAGCCCCGCCACCAAGGCGAAAGTCGCACCCTTCATCGCCCAATACGGCCTCGATCCCGCCGAGTTCGCCGATGCCCCGGACAGCTACGCCACCTTCAACGAATTCTTCTACCGCAAGCTCAAGCCGGAGGCCCGCCCCATCGCGGACAGTGCCGCCGTCTTCCCAGCCGATGGCCGCCACCTCGGCTTCCAGAATGCCAGCGAGATCAAGGGCGTCTTCGTGAAGGGCCAGAACTTCGACCTAGGGAAACTTCTAGGCGATGACTCGCTTGCCGCGAAATACGCCACCGGCTCGCTCGTCCTCTCCCGCCTCTGCCCGGTCGATTACCACCGCTTCCACTTCCCCGCCACCGGCACCCCCGGCGCGGTGAAGCTGATCAACGGCCCGCTCTTCTCCGTCTCCCCCATCGCCCTGCGCCGCCGCCTCGCCTACCTCTGGGAGAACAAGCGCACGATCACCAAGTTGGAGACCAGCGACCTCGGCACCGTCCTGCTCATGGAAATCGGCGCCACCTGCGTCGGCTCCATCCTCCAGACCTTCACCCCCGGCAAGCCGGTGCAGAAGGGCGATGAGAAAGGCTACTTCGCCTTCGGTGGTTCCTCCACCATCACCATCTTCGAACCCGGCGCGGTCACGCTCGCTCCCGATCTCGTCGAATGCTCATCCCGCCAGGTCGAACTCTACGCCAAGGTCGGCACCACCATGGGCGACGCCGCGCCGTAA
- a CDS encoding cytochrome c biogenesis protein ResB, with amino-acid sequence MSSSDPATERPKKSFPAHFMAWLSGFGLATALLVILMVLTWLATLEQVHHGLHATLEKYFTPKELWVFPDAAVIFPDLAGKEKYLPPLPGGYWVCALLVINLTLGGLIKLRKSPKTIGILLSHFGIVFMMIAGGVAQLTEERGLMMLSEKEGAGLPTTSDYAQSLTETTVEVIEVKDGKPVGQVHFVEDKYFKDLEKAGDTRTIRIPSLPFDLEFARYVQNSRVVSAQSMAPSRGEPIVEGWFLYGQDPGKMTEQDTPGVHVKVLGRDGKNSDPFILTVPEADSFAPRAPYTYRTGDRTFAIRMEKRIWPVPFQVRLKDARSEYFPHTTKPKFFESDIVRIEDGRESDVFIEMNEPMRYAGLTFYQHTMINSAPRDGGEATISGFEVVRNPSDQWPKYSIYIAGFGLCLHFALKLWSFMTRGKSKTANANQAA; translated from the coding sequence ATGAGTTCCTCCGACCCGGCAACCGAGCGTCCGAAGAAATCCTTTCCCGCGCACTTCATGGCGTGGCTGTCGGGCTTCGGCCTGGCGACCGCGCTGCTGGTGATCCTGATGGTGCTGACCTGGCTGGCCACGCTGGAGCAGGTGCACCACGGGCTGCACGCCACGCTGGAGAAGTATTTCACGCCGAAGGAACTCTGGGTCTTCCCGGATGCCGCGGTGATCTTCCCGGATCTGGCGGGCAAGGAGAAGTATCTGCCGCCGCTGCCGGGTGGCTACTGGGTCTGCGCGTTGCTGGTGATCAATCTCACTTTGGGCGGCCTGATCAAGCTGCGCAAAAGCCCGAAGACGATCGGCATCCTGCTGTCCCACTTCGGGATCGTCTTCATGATGATCGCGGGCGGTGTGGCGCAGCTTACCGAAGAGCGCGGGCTGATGATGCTGAGCGAAAAGGAAGGGGCCGGCCTGCCGACGACTTCCGACTACGCGCAATCCCTGACCGAGACGACGGTGGAGGTCATCGAGGTGAAGGACGGCAAGCCCGTCGGCCAGGTGCACTTCGTGGAGGACAAGTACTTCAAGGATCTGGAGAAAGCGGGAGACACACGGACCATCCGCATCCCGAGCCTGCCCTTCGATCTGGAGTTCGCCCGCTACGTGCAGAATTCCCGAGTGGTATCGGCGCAGAGCATGGCACCCTCCCGTGGCGAGCCGATTGTAGAGGGCTGGTTCCTCTATGGGCAGGACCCGGGCAAGATGACGGAGCAGGACACGCCGGGCGTGCACGTGAAGGTGCTGGGCCGCGATGGCAAGAACAGCGATCCCTTCATCCTGACGGTGCCGGAGGCGGATAGCTTCGCGCCGCGTGCTCCCTATACCTACCGCACGGGGGATCGCACCTTCGCGATCCGGATGGAGAAGCGGATCTGGCCGGTGCCGTTCCAGGTGCGCCTGAAGGATGCGCGTTCCGAGTATTTCCCGCACACCACCAAGCCGAAGTTCTTCGAGAGCGATATCGTGCGGATCGAGGATGGCCGCGAGTCGGACGTGTTCATCGAGATGAACGAGCCAATGCGTTACGCCGGGCTGACCTTTTACCAGCACACGATGATCAACAGCGCGCCGCGCGACGGCGGGGAAGCGACGATTTCAGGATTTGAAGTCGTGCGGAATCCGTCCGATCAGTGGCCGAAGTACAGCATTTACATCGCGGGTTTCGGGCTCTGCCTGCACTTCGCCCTGAAGCTGTGGAGCTTCATGACCCGCGGAAAGTCCAAGACCGCCAACGCCAACCAAGCCGCCTGA
- a CDS encoding cytochrome c biogenesis protein produces MNAKTGRWIVFFLGLASLVYLVSLVYKDSTPEGAVRTIPAYKPWDEETVEKASLLPVQDGGRVKPLGTYAGFTMLSLHGQRSMDIIGQDGKKVRLKPLEWMLDCLFRPELAKDLPTFRLDNADVLKAIGVATKDRRDRYSYNDIAPQVEKLKQFAGSYNQIPAANRKTIETQTIELYSNVMTFEALTNYMKFAREGLLPGSAERENGKKLRISEVMGAAPKIRQAVSEFQHHGTPLPEQVQTIQTLIVERANESNFGLKLFPPSNKEDVTWVSAGDRMFNIFTGVTREPEQSIADVKLLEETVEALATGEGAFRDKFSALEDSIVARAKVRDEYSSIPLEADYFRKNWLVYALVFFLMATVTSGVMLFTGESKAGKISYWATVITLSLGLIYLIIPIVKRCIIMQRPPVGNLYDTIIFIDMAMVFFALLVLWMSKKKFVLGIAPIGAAFLVVLARRFEVGEGKDHLDPLIAVLRSNFWLSTHVITITLGYASGLIAALISICYVMLRVLGLDEGDTSQRRAVTRAAYGCLCLTLVLSLIGTVLGGIWANDSWGRFWGWDPKENGALMIVLWTLAILHARLGGYIKEWGLHMASIFGAVIVGFSWWGVNFLSVGLHNYGFSDSKKGALHFFYGAMLVFVVLAIVGWAMERAEKKAKADASAAKKTEEGGGKKLEV; encoded by the coding sequence ATGAACGCGAAGACCGGACGCTGGATTGTATTCTTCCTGGGCCTCGCCAGCCTGGTTTACCTCGTGTCGCTCGTCTACAAGGACAGCACGCCGGAGGGAGCGGTGCGCACGATCCCGGCCTACAAGCCATGGGACGAGGAGACGGTGGAGAAGGCCTCGCTCCTGCCGGTGCAGGATGGCGGGCGCGTGAAGCCGCTGGGCACCTACGCGGGCTTCACCATGCTGAGCCTGCACGGCCAGCGCTCGATGGACATCATCGGCCAGGATGGCAAGAAGGTGCGCCTGAAGCCGCTGGAGTGGATGCTGGACTGCCTCTTCCGCCCGGAGCTGGCGAAGGATTTGCCGACCTTCCGCCTCGACAATGCGGACGTGCTGAAGGCGATCGGCGTGGCGACGAAGGACCGCCGCGACCGATATAGCTACAACGACATCGCGCCGCAGGTGGAGAAGCTGAAGCAATTCGCCGGCTCGTACAACCAGATCCCGGCGGCGAACCGAAAGACGATCGAGACGCAAACGATCGAACTCTATTCGAACGTGATGACCTTCGAGGCGCTGACGAACTACATGAAGTTCGCGCGCGAAGGCCTGCTGCCCGGCTCCGCCGAGCGCGAGAATGGCAAGAAGCTGCGGATCAGCGAGGTGATGGGTGCCGCGCCGAAGATCCGCCAGGCGGTGTCCGAATTCCAGCATCACGGCACGCCGCTGCCGGAGCAGGTGCAGACGATCCAGACGCTGATCGTGGAGCGTGCGAACGAGTCGAACTTCGGGCTGAAGCTCTTCCCGCCCTCGAACAAGGAGGATGTGACCTGGGTGAGCGCGGGCGACCGGATGTTCAACATCTTCACCGGCGTGACCCGCGAGCCGGAGCAATCGATCGCGGATGTGAAGCTGCTGGAGGAGACGGTGGAGGCGCTGGCCACGGGTGAGGGTGCCTTCCGCGACAAGTTTTCGGCGCTGGAAGATAGCATCGTGGCACGGGCGAAGGTCCGCGATGAATACAGCTCGATCCCGCTGGAGGCGGACTACTTCCGCAAGAACTGGCTGGTCTACGCGCTGGTCTTCTTTCTGATGGCCACGGTGACCTCGGGCGTCATGCTTTTCACCGGCGAGAGCAAGGCCGGGAAAATCAGCTACTGGGCGACGGTGATCACCCTCTCGCTCGGCCTGATCTACCTGATCATCCCGATCGTGAAGCGTTGCATCATCATGCAGCGCCCGCCGGTGGGTAACCTCTACGACACGATCATCTTCATCGACATGGCGATGGTCTTCTTCGCGCTGCTGGTGCTGTGGATGTCGAAGAAGAAGTTCGTGCTGGGGATCGCGCCGATCGGTGCAGCCTTCCTGGTGGTGCTGGCGCGCCGCTTCGAAGTGGGCGAGGGCAAGGACCATCTGGACCCGCTGATCGCGGTGCTGCGCTCGAATTTCTGGCTCTCCACGCACGTGATCACGATCACGCTGGGCTATGCTTCCGGACTGATCGCCGCGCTGATCTCGATCTGCTACGTGATGCTCCGCGTGCTGGGGCTCGACGAGGGCGATACCTCGCAGCGCCGGGCGGTGACCCGTGCGGCCTACGGCTGCCTGTGCCTCACGCTGGTGCTCTCGCTGATCGGCACGGTGCTAGGCGGGATCTGGGCGAACGATTCCTGGGGCCGCTTCTGGGGCTGGGACCCGAAGGAGAACGGCGCGCTGATGATCGTGCTGTGGACCCTGGCAATCCTGCATGCCCGCCTCGGCGGCTACATCAAGGAGTGGGGCCTGCACATGGCGTCGATTTTCGGTGCGGTGATCGTGGGCTTCTCCTGGTGGGGTGTGAACTTCCTCAGCGTGGGTCTGCACAACTACGGCTTCTCCGATAGCAAGAAGGGTGCGCTGCACTTCTTCTACGGCGCGATGCTGGTCTTCGTGGTTCTCGCGATCGTCGGTTGGGCGATGGAACGGGCCGAGAAGAAGGCGAAGGCGGATGCCTCCGCAGCGAAGAAAACGGAGGAAGGCGGCGGGAAGAAGCTGGAGGTGTGA
- a CDS encoding SGNH/GDSL hydrolase family protein, whose product MICQLLCLALVAPVFAKEVPPLPAELSAYVLDAAPEPTGLLLQKGDRLAICGDSITEQKRYSVIIEAYLAACMPELQVSCRQYGWSGEQAGGFLGRMESDVLRFQPTIATSCYGMNDFRYVPFNEPIAEEYRKNETAMVQAFKKTGARVLLGSPGIIDTVPHWVKSAAGTKEDLNLALSKFRNIGIAVAKAEGVGFADVYRSMLLADNQAEKLHGPGFMVSGKDGVHPGWAGQVVMAYAFLKGMGLDGNIGTITYDPASNTATATAGHEVLSATDGTIRLRSAKLPFCGGPGDVKNDDVIRAGLALIPFDEELNRFILKIDAPAAANYEVRWGDTARTYSADQIKAGVNLAKDFETNPAQPAFKRVWDAVEAKQNYETRQIKTLVHGPEGAADREATFALTEKARAPLAKAIAEALQPLEHSISVKPL is encoded by the coding sequence ATGATCTGCCAGCTCCTCTGCCTTGCCCTCGTCGCCCCGGTCTTCGCCAAGGAAGTCCCGCCGCTTCCCGCGGAGCTCTCTGCCTACGTGCTGGATGCCGCCCCGGAGCCTACAGGCCTGCTTCTTCAGAAGGGTGATCGCCTCGCGATCTGCGGCGACTCGATCACCGAGCAGAAGCGCTACTCCGTGATCATCGAGGCCTACCTCGCCGCCTGCATGCCGGAGCTGCAGGTGAGCTGCCGCCAGTACGGCTGGAGCGGTGAACAGGCGGGCGGCTTCCTCGGCCGCATGGAGAGCGATGTCCTGCGCTTCCAGCCGACCATCGCGACCTCCTGCTACGGCATGAACGATTTCCGCTACGTGCCCTTCAACGAACCGATCGCTGAGGAATACCGCAAGAACGAGACCGCGATGGTCCAGGCTTTCAAGAAGACGGGCGCGCGCGTCCTGTTAGGTTCGCCGGGCATTATCGATACCGTGCCGCACTGGGTGAAGTCCGCGGCGGGCACCAAGGAGGACCTGAACCTCGCGCTCTCGAAGTTCCGCAATATCGGCATCGCCGTGGCCAAGGCGGAGGGCGTGGGCTTCGCCGATGTGTATCGCTCGATGCTGCTGGCCGACAATCAGGCGGAGAAGCTTCACGGACCCGGCTTCATGGTCTCCGGCAAGGACGGCGTGCACCCCGGCTGGGCCGGCCAGGTCGTGATGGCCTACGCCTTCCTCAAGGGCATGGGGCTCGATGGCAACATCGGTACCATCACCTATGACCCTGCATCCAACACGGCCACCGCCACCGCGGGCCATGAGGTGCTCTCCGCCACCGATGGCACCATCCGCCTGCGCAGCGCGAAGCTCCCCTTCTGCGGCGGCCCCGGCGATGTGAAGAACGACGACGTGATCCGCGCCGGGCTTGCACTCATTCCCTTCGATGAAGAATTGAACCGCTTCATCCTAAAGATCGATGCCCCTGCAGCCGCCAACTACGAGGTCCGCTGGGGCGATACCGCGCGCACCTACAGCGCCGATCAGATCAAGGCCGGCGTCAACCTCGCGAAGGACTTCGAGACGAACCCCGCACAGCCCGCCTTCAAGCGCGTCTGGGATGCCGTCGAAGCCAAGCAGAACTACGAGACCCGCCAGATCAAAACCCTCGTCCACGGCCCCGAAGGTGCCGCCGACCGCGAAGCCACCTTCGCCCTCACCGAGAAAGCCCGAGCCCCGCTCGCCAAGGCCATCGCCGAAGCACTGCAACCGCTCGAGCACAGCATCTCGGTGAAGCCCCTCTAA
- a CDS encoding glycine-rich domain-containing protein, translating into MSQGNATLRERIEAFELDEAGASLPFTSRLAREQGWTHAEAARVVLEYKRFLVLAMEAGHPVTPSESVDQAWHLHLVYTRSYWQRLCGEVLGRELHHEPTSGGSTEGAKFHDWYSRTLESYQRIFDEAAPAEIWPPADERFHESGKGRWVDAASHWIIPKPFPWLRAARGSKKQNPS; encoded by the coding sequence ATGAGCCAAGGCAATGCCACGCTGCGGGAAAGGATCGAAGCCTTCGAACTCGATGAGGCCGGGGCCAGCCTACCCTTTACCAGCCGTCTGGCGCGCGAGCAGGGCTGGACGCATGCGGAGGCCGCGCGGGTGGTGCTGGAATACAAGCGCTTCCTGGTGCTGGCGATGGAAGCGGGTCATCCGGTGACTCCCTCCGAGTCCGTCGATCAGGCATGGCATCTCCACCTCGTTTACACGCGCAGCTACTGGCAGCGGCTCTGCGGTGAAGTGCTCGGCCGCGAGCTGCACCATGAGCCGACCAGCGGTGGCAGCACGGAAGGCGCGAAATTCCACGACTGGTATTCGCGCACGCTGGAGAGCTACCAGCGGATTTTCGATGAAGCGGCACCGGCGGAGATCTGGCCGCCCGCGGACGAGCGCTTCCACGAGTCCGGCAAGGGCCGCTGGGTGGATGCGGCGAGCCACTGGATCATCCCGAAACCTTTTCCATGGCTGCGTGCTGCACGCGGCAGTAAAAAGCAAAACCCCTCCTGA
- a CDS encoding TIGR04222 domain-containing membrane protein, whose translation MNDSIPLLALNPNVFDWDGPAFLAFYAICLMIALIWSSKLGARVMKRFDVPGEPTLHDPYEVAYLSGGASRVAQLAVVRLIAAGKVRWEKKIFGDRLILAGDSSQSGLKTAEKAILDAIRSRGDKGLKAAEAGLQVGPAVQALEIRLAKLGLRPTASEKATAAISKSWPVALLLVLGVIKLLVGLSRDKPVAFLVVALFVTLILVFVMGRTGGYLTPAGVNLLGKLRLQHQDRRRMRVSSAAEDMAGVSLGLALFGASSLSAVAGMEHLQKDLAKQVGPGGGDGGGGGCGAGGTSGCGTSGCSSGCGGGGCGGCGGGGD comes from the coding sequence ATGAATGACTCGATTCCCCTCCTCGCTTTGAACCCGAACGTCTTTGACTGGGATGGTCCCGCCTTTCTGGCCTTCTACGCAATCTGCCTGATGATCGCGCTGATCTGGAGCTCGAAGCTCGGTGCACGCGTGATGAAGCGTTTCGATGTTCCGGGAGAGCCAACTCTCCACGATCCCTACGAGGTCGCCTACCTCTCCGGTGGTGCCTCTCGCGTGGCCCAGCTCGCCGTGGTGCGGCTGATCGCCGCGGGCAAGGTGAGGTGGGAAAAGAAGATCTTCGGCGACCGTCTGATCTTGGCAGGCGACTCCTCGCAATCCGGTCTCAAGACGGCGGAGAAGGCGATTCTGGATGCGATCCGCAGTCGTGGAGACAAGGGGCTGAAGGCCGCCGAAGCGGGCCTACAAGTCGGGCCGGCGGTGCAAGCGCTGGAGATCCGCCTGGCGAAGCTCGGGCTGCGCCCCACCGCTTCGGAGAAGGCCACGGCGGCGATCTCCAAGTCTTGGCCGGTCGCCCTTTTGCTGGTTCTCGGCGTGATCAAGTTGTTGGTGGGACTGTCTCGCGACAAGCCCGTGGCTTTCCTCGTGGTCGCGCTATTCGTAACCCTGATCCTGGTATTCGTGATGGGACGCACCGGTGGCTACCTGACGCCGGCGGGGGTGAATCTGTTAGGCAAGCTACGCCTCCAGCACCAGGACCGTCGCAGGATGCGGGTGAGCTCGGCTGCGGAAGACATGGCGGGCGTCTCGCTCGGGCTCGCGCTCTTCGGTGCCTCCAGCCTCTCCGCGGTCGCCGGCATGGAGCATCTGCAAAAGGATCTGGCGAAGCAGGTGGGCCCCGGCGGTGGCGATGGAGGGGGCGGCGGCTGTGGTGCCGGCGGAACCTCCGGTTGCGGGACTTCGGGTTGCTCCTCCGGCTGTGGTGGGGGTGGCTGCGGCGGTTGTGGTGGCGGGGGAGATTGA
- a CDS encoding DUF3471 domain-containing protein has protein sequence MAKDRFRYLDVPAELQFARENEKVASVVLHQNGREIAAKRTDAPPPAILFPSEEELQAYTGEYSLGPLATFTITIKGGNLFAQLSGQPAVPVFATKPDHFEYDLVKAALEFERGDDGKVASLVLHQNGIKQRAKRK, from the coding sequence GTGGCGAAGGATCGCTTCCGCTATCTGGATGTCCCCGCCGAACTCCAGTTCGCGCGTGAGAACGAGAAGGTCGCCTCCGTCGTGCTCCACCAGAACGGTCGCGAGATTGCGGCCAAGCGCACAGACGCACCGCCACCCGCGATCCTTTTCCCATCGGAGGAGGAGCTGCAGGCCTACACGGGCGAATATTCGCTCGGCCCGCTGGCAACCTTCACCATCACGATCAAGGGCGGAAACCTCTTCGCCCAGCTCAGCGGACAACCCGCCGTGCCCGTTTTCGCCACCAAGCCCGACCACTTCGAATACGACCTTGTGAAGGCGGCGCTGGAATTCGAGCGCGGAGATGACGGCAAGGTAGCAAGCCTCGTGCTCCACCAGAATGGCATCAAGCAACGCGCGAAGCGGAAGTAG
- a CDS encoding serine hydrolase domain-containing protein, whose translation MSSRPITALLVAVAGISCALADKPLAQAAAELAGKLPAGCIVTGESLKGEASFALAGKAEPADIPTEKRIFEIGSISKVFTGLLLADAVESGKLRLDTTLAELLGKELKFADPKVGRITLLQLATHTSGLPRLPDNIGPSPDTAEDPYADYGRKQARTYLAKAKLTGDPPYPASYSNYGMGLLGDLLAEASGKSWEELVKEKITGPLGMSDTVVVLNEEQKSRLAPPYAGNKANHSWTFQAMVGAGGLRSTASDLLRFGEALIDPAKAPLAPAIRRMMEVHAPYRDMSAEIGLGIIIAKLDGQREYTHDGGTGGYRSTLQVIPALKRVRVVLVNNSDLAASAVLGATREQANAADTPEIKLAPDELDAFTGTYEIGPASSFTILRRDDALWVRIRPDLPAREAGGEGSLPLSGCPRRTPVRA comes from the coding sequence ATGTCTTCCCGTCCGATCACTGCACTACTCGTAGCGGTGGCAGGCATCTCCTGCGCATTGGCCGACAAGCCCCTCGCGCAAGCTGCCGCCGAACTCGCCGGGAAGCTCCCCGCCGGATGCATCGTCACCGGCGAATCTCTCAAGGGTGAAGCAAGCTTCGCCCTCGCGGGCAAGGCCGAGCCCGCGGACATTCCCACGGAGAAGCGCATCTTCGAGATCGGCTCGATCAGCAAGGTCTTCACCGGCCTGCTCCTCGCGGATGCCGTGGAGAGCGGCAAGCTCCGGCTGGATACCACGCTCGCCGAACTCTTGGGCAAAGAGCTGAAGTTCGCCGATCCCAAGGTGGGCCGCATCACCCTACTCCAACTTGCCACCCACACCAGCGGTCTACCTCGACTGCCGGACAACATCGGACCGAGCCCCGACACTGCGGAAGACCCCTACGCCGACTATGGCCGCAAGCAGGCCCGCACCTATCTCGCCAAGGCCAAGCTCACCGGTGATCCGCCCTACCCCGCCTCCTACTCGAACTACGGGATGGGGCTGCTCGGTGATCTGCTCGCGGAGGCTTCCGGCAAAAGCTGGGAAGAACTGGTGAAAGAAAAGATCACCGGACCCCTCGGCATGTCGGATACCGTGGTCGTGCTTAATGAGGAACAGAAGTCCCGCCTCGCACCGCCCTACGCCGGCAACAAGGCGAATCACTCATGGACCTTCCAAGCGATGGTCGGAGCGGGCGGGCTGCGCTCCACCGCCAGCGATCTTCTGCGCTTCGGCGAGGCACTCATCGACCCCGCAAAGGCACCGCTCGCTCCCGCGATCCGCCGCATGATGGAAGTCCACGCCCCCTACCGCGACATGTCCGCGGAGATCGGCTTGGGCATCATCATCGCCAAGCTCGACGGCCAACGTGAATACACCCACGACGGCGGCACCGGCGGCTATCGCTCTACCCTCCAGGTCATTCCCGCGCTCAAGCGTGTGCGCGTGGTGCTGGTAAACAATTCCGATCTCGCGGCCTCCGCCGTGCTGGGTGCCACGCGCGAGCAAGCGAATGCTGCCGACACCCCGGAGATCAAGCTCGCACCGGACGAGCTCGATGCCTTCACCGGCACCTACGAGATCGGCCCTGCCAGCAGCTTCACCATCCTGCGTCGAGATGATGCCCTCTGGGTCCGAATCCGGCCAGACCTTCCTGCGCGTGAAGCCGGTGGCGAAGGATCGCTTCCGCTATCTGGATGTCCCCGCCGAACTCCAGTTCGCGCGTGA